A segment of the Opitutia bacterium genome:
CAGCTCGACTCCGTCATCAGCGTCGACGTCGGCTCCCAGATTTCCGGGCTCATTCAAAAACTCTACGTGGACTTCAACTCGCCGGTGAAAAAAGGCGACAAGCTCGTAGAAATCGACCCCGCCACCTACCAGCAGAAGCTCCGCCAGGCGGAGGCCAACCTCGCGTCCGCCGAGGCCTCGAATCAGCTCCAAAAGGTCAACACCGAGCGCGTGAAGGAACTCTTCCAGCAGAAACTGGTGACGCGGCAGGAGTTCGATCAGGCCGTCGCCCAGCTGCAGCAGTCCAACGCCTCGCTCGTCACCGCGCGCGCCACGGTGGAGAACGCCAAGGTCGACCTCGAGCGCTGCACCATCACCTCCCCCATCGACGGCATCGTGATCAACAAGCAGACCGAGGAGGGCAAGACCGTCGCCGCCAGCCTCAACGCGCCCGTGCTCTTCACCATCGCGAACGACCTTTCGAAGATGCAGATCACCGCCGCCGTCGCCGAAGCCGACATCGGCAGCGTCGCCGAAGGACAACAGGTGACGTTCACCGTCGACGCCTTCCCGAACCGCGCTTTCCGCGGCCAGGTCGTGCAGGTCCGCAACGCGCCCAAGACCACGAATAACGTGGTGACCTACGACACCATCATTTCCGTCGACAACCGCGACCTGAAGCTGCGTCCCGGCATGACCGCCAACGTCTCCATCGTCGTCGCCCGCCGCGACAACGTCCTGCGCATCGCCAACGCCGCCCTGCGCCTCCGCGTCCCCGAAACCGTCGCCGTGAAACGCGACGAACCCGCCGCCGCGAAAACCGAACACGCACCCAAAGCCGACCCGGCCGCGAAGATGGAATCCGCCCCCGCGCCCGCAGCCGCGCCGTCCGGCGGCAACAGCGCCGAAGGCCAAGGCGGTCGCCGCGGTGGCGGCATGTTCGCCAACTTCACGCCCGAGCAGCGCCAGAAGATGCGCCAGATCACCGCAGAACTCGGCATCGACTTCCGCAACGGTCCCCCGACGCCCGAGCAGCGGGAGCAGCTCCGCAAAGCCATGATCGAAGCCGGCCTGCCCGTGCCCGAATCGCCGTCGTCCGCGCGCCCCGGTGAAGTCGTCGTCACCACGCGCAAAGTCTACAAGCTCGTCGGCATCGCCCCGAACCAGTCGCTCGAGGAATTCTCCATCAAGGTCGGCATCACCGACGGCACCGCCACCGAGATCATCGAGGGTCTGAAGGAAGGCGACGTCATCGTCACGAGCGCGAGCGTGCCCAACGCCTCCGCGCAATCCAACCGCCCGGCCGCGAATCCGTTCGGCGGCGGTCGTCGCTTCTAACCATGCCCGCCGTCGTTCAACTCGAGGAGATCCACAAGATCTACAACTCGGGCGAAGTTCCCGTGCACGCCGTGCGCGGCGTGTCGCTGCGGATCGAGAAAGGCGACTTCGTCGCCGTGATGGGCGCGTCCGGTTCCGGTAAATCCACGCTGATGAACCTGCTCGGCTGCCTCGACCGGCCGACGAAGGGGCGCTACCTCCTCGACGGCACCGACGTCTCGGTGCTCGAGAAAAACCAGCTCGCTGACATCCGGAACCAGAAACTCGGGTTCGTTTTCCAGGGCTTCAATCTCCTCTCCCGCACCACCGCGCTCGAGAACGTCGAGCTGCCGATGCTCTACGGCGCGCGCAAGCTCACCTCCCGCGAGATGCGCGACCGCGCGCAAAAGAGCCTCGAACTCGTCGGCCTCGGCCAGCGCGCGGACCATTTTCCCAGCCAGCTCTCCGGCGGCCAGCAGCAGCGCGTCGCCATCGCGCGCGCCCTCATCAACGACCCGCAGATCCTCCTCGCCGATGAGCCGACCGGCAACCTCGACTCCAAAACCTCGGTCGAGATCATGGGCGTTTTCCAAAAGCTCAACGAGCAGGGCATCACGATCGTGATGGTCACGCACGAGCTCGACATCGCGCACTACTGCAAGCGCAACCTCATCATGCGCGACGGTCGCCTCGTGAGCGACGTGCAGGTGGAGAGCCGCCTCATCGCCACCGCGGAACTGCGCAAAATCCAGGAAGCCGAAGCCGCCGCCAAGCTCACCGACTGACATGCGCCTCCTGAACACCATCACGGTCGCCCTCCGCGCCCTGCGCCGCAACCTGCTCCGGTCGATCCTCACCGCGCTGGGCATCATCATCGGTGTCGCCGCCGTCATCGCCATGGTCAGCATCGGCAACGGCGCGAAGTCGCAGGTCGAGGGCCAGATCGCCAGCCTCGGCCAGAACATCATCTCGGTTTTCCCCGGCAACTTCACCAGCGGCGCCGTCCGCGGCGGCTTCGGCAGCGCCAGCACGCTCACGGTCGAGGACGCCATGGCCATCCGCAACGAGGTCGCCGGCGTCGCCAACCTCAGCCCCGACATGCGCGACCGCGTGCAGATTCTCGCCAGCGGCCAGAACTGGAGCACCACCGTGCAGGGCGAAGACGTCAGCTACCTCGATATTCGCCTCTGGAACATCGCCGAAGGCGCCATGTTCTCCGACGCCGACGTGCGCAGCGGCGCGAAGGTGTGCGTCATCGGCAAGACCGTTTCCGATCAGCTTTTTCAAGGCGACGATCCCATCGGCCAGACGCTGCGCATCCGCAACATCCCCTTCAAGGTGGTCGGCGTCCTCGCGCCGAAAGGATTCAACTTCTTCGGGCAGGACCAGGACGACGTCGTCATCGTGCCCTACACGAGTCACCTGAAACGCATCGCGCGCCGGCCGTTCCTGAACTCGATCACCATCCAGGCCGCGAGCCCCGACCAGATGGCGCGCATCCAGCAGGACATCACCGACCTTCTCCAACAGCGCCGCAACGGCAAGGAGCCGGACTTCACGGTGCGCAACCAGCAGGAACTCGCCGAAGCTGCGACCGCGACCACCAAGACGATGACCGTTCTCCTCGGTGCCATCGCCGGCGTGTCGCTCATCGTCGGCGGCATCGGCATCATGAACATCATGCTCGTCTCCGTCACCGAGCGCACGCGCGAGATCGGCATCCGCCTTGCGGTCGGCGCGCACGGTCGCGACGTGCTCCTGCAATTCCTCACCGAAGCGATCATCCTCTCGATGATGGGCGGCATCCTCGGCATCCTGCTCGGCGTCGGCAGCTCGCAGCTGATTTCGAAACTGAACGGCTGGCCCGTCCTCGTCTCGAGCACCGCGGTGATCGGCTCGTTCGCTTTCAGCGCGGCCATCGGCGTCTTCTTCGGTTTCTACCCGGCGCGCAAAGCCGCCGAGCTCGATCCGATCGAGGCCCTGCGCTACGAGTGATCCGCACGACGGATAACACCTGACCGGTCGCCTAGCCGACGGCGTCCCACTCGCGGGAACGCCGCTTCCCGTCTCCGCAGGGAAACCGGGACAAAAGCGGCGCGCCACTCGTGGCAGAAATTCGCCGCGAATCTTTATCTGCTTGGCGTCAGAGCGCTTAACGTCCCGCACCGCCCGTTGGCACGCGCGGTGCGATAGAGGAAGCATCAACCAACTGATTCTCCTATGAAGTCCACGCTCTCCATCATCCTCGCCGCCGCCGCCGCCGGCTCCGTCATCGCCAAGCTCTCCAACGCCGCTTTCCTCGCCACCGTCCCCGGCGAAGTCGTCTTCGCCGCCGCCGCGAGCCTCGCCATCGTCGGCATCACGATCGCCGATTACGCGCGCAACATCCGCCCGCTGACGATCAAGGCGCCTCTCTCTCGCGTCGAACTCCCGACCGGCAAGCGCAGCAACGCCTACGGCGTCCGCCGCCGCTCCGCCATCGTCGAGCGCATCGCCGCCTGAGCGCGCCACTCCGCCACACGCACCGATCCGCCGCCGCTTCAGCGAAGGCGGATTGACTCTTGCGGCGCATCGCGAGTCACTACCGCAAAATGGCAGCCAACGACCCCGCGCCCCACCGCATCCTCGTTGCGGACGACCAACCCGACGTCCTCGAAGCCCTCCGCCTGCTCCTGAAGGCCGAAGGCTATCTCATCGACACCGCCAAGTCGCCCGGCTCGGTCATGAAGGCCGTCGAGCAACGCGACTACGCGCTCGCTCTCATCGATCTCAACTACGCGCGCGACACCACGTCCGGCCAGGAAGGCCTCGATCTCCTCGCCAAGCTCCAGCAAGCCGACTCCACGCTGCCGGTCGTCGTCATGACGGCGTGGGCCAGCGTCGAAGTCGCCGTTGAAGCGATGCGCCGCGGCGCGAAGGATTTCATCACGAAGCCGTGGGACAACCCGCGCCTCATCGCGATCGTCAAAAACCAGATCGAGCTCGCCAGCGCCGTGCGCGCCTACCAGCGCCTCGAGCAGGAAAACCAGATTCTCCGCGGCAAGGGCGGTCCGAACCTCATCGCCCAATCGCCCTCGATGCGACCGGTGCTCGAGGTGATTTCACGCGTCGGTCCGTCCGATGCGAACGTCCTCATCACCGGCGAAAACGGCACCGGCAAAGGCGTCGTCGCGCAGGCGCTGCACGCCGTCTCCGTGCGCGCCGGCAAGCCTTTCATCTCGGTCAACATGGGCGGCCTGCCCGAAGGCGTGTTCGAGAGCGAACTCTTCGGCCACGTCCGCGGCGCGTTCACCGACGCGAAGACCGACCGCGCCGGCCGCTTCGAGCTGGCCGACGGCGGCACGCTCTTCCTCGACGAAATCGGCAACATCCCGATGAGCCAGCAGGCGAAGATCCTGCGCGTCCTTGAAACCGGCGAGCTCGAGCGCGTCGGTTCCTCGCGCACGTATCGCGTCAACGTCCGCCTCATCTCCGCCACGAACGCCGACCTCCAGACCGAGGTCGCCGCCGGCAAGTTTCGCCAGGACCTCCTCTTCCGCCTCAACACGATTCACATTCACCTCCCGCCGCTCCGCGAGCGCCGTGAGGACATCGCGCTTCTCGCCCAGCATTTCCTCAAGGCCCACGTCGAGCGCTACCGGAAAGCGATCACCGGCTTCGACGACAGCGCGCTCGAAGCGATGCGCGACTACGCGTGGCCCGGCAACGTCCGCGAACTCGATCACGCGGTCGAGCGCGGCGTGCTGATGACGCAGGGTAAGGTCGTGCGCGGCCCCGATCTCGGCCTCAACGCCGGTCAAGCCGCCCCGCGTCTCGAAGACATGAGCCTCGAGGAAGTCGAAGGTTTCCTCATCAAGAAGACCCTCGCCCGCTGCGACGGCAACGCGCGCAAAGCCGCCGAACAACTCGGCCTCAGCCGCAGCGCCTTCTACCGCCGCCTGGAGCGCTACGGGCTCTGACGAGCCCAGCTTTAGGCGATAAGCTTTAAGCCTTAAGCTCCGAACCGATGAAAGATTATCGCGAACTCAAGGCGTGGCAGAGAAGCCATGCTTTGACGCTCGCGATCTACGACATCACGAAACGTTTTCCCAAGGACGAGATGTTCGGATTGACGGGACAGATGCGGCGGGCCGCAGCATCGGTTCCGGCCAATATCGCTGAGGGTTGCGGCCGCGACGGCGACGCCGAACTGAAGCGCTTCCTGAACATCGCGCTCGGTTCCGCTTGCGAACTCGATTACTTCATTCAGCTCGCCACCGATCTTGGCCACATCGACGCCCCGATCGCTCGTCGATTGGCCGACGATGCCTTCGAAGTTCGCCGCATGCTCGGTGCCTTCATCAAGAAGCTTAAAGCTTAACGCCTACCGCCTACCGCCGATGGCAAAGCCATCCCAACGTCGCCTCGCCCACGAGAACCGCGTGCTCCTCTACACGCTGCTCTCCGGCCTGCCCGCTGTGGTGGTCGCGGTGTGGCTGATGGTCGATCGCGAGATCGAAATGGACGCCAAGAAGCAATGGACGTTTGGGCTCATCATCGTCGGCTTCTGGTTCGGCTACGCGCTCGCCGTGCGCGAACTCGTCATGCGTCCGCTGCAGACGATGGCCAATCTCCTCACCGCGCTCCGCGAGGGCGACTTCTCGACCCGCGCCCGCGGCGCCAATCGCGACGAGCCGCTCGGCGACGTCATGGCCGAGATCAATCTTCTCGGCGGCGTCCTCCAGGAACAACGCCTCGGCGCCCTCGAAGCCACCGCACTCCTCCGCACCGTGATGGAGGAAATCGACGTCGCGATCTTCGCCTTCGACGGCAACGAAACGCTGCGCCTCGTCAACCGCTCCGGCCAGGAACTTCTCGCCCAGCCCGCCGAGCGCATCCTCGGCCGCGACGCGCGCGAACTGGACATGGTCGATTGCCTCACCGGTGACGCTACGCGCGTGCTCAACCGCACGTTCCCCGGCGGCGCCGGCCGCTGGGGTATGCGCCGCACGATGTTCCGCGAAGGCGGCCTGCCCCACTCGCTCGTCGTCATCGCCGATCTCAGCCAGCCGTTGCGCGAGGAGGAATTGAAAGCCTGGCAGCGCCTCGTCCGCGTCATCGGCCACGAACTCAACAACTCGCTCGCCCCGATCAAATCCATCGCCGGCTCGCTCGGCGCGATGCTGCGCCGCGACAAACGCGCGGATGATTGGGAAGACGACATGCGCGGTGGCCTCGAGATCATCGAAGCGCGCGCGGAAGGCCTGAATCGTTTCATGCAATCCTACGCGCGGCTCGCGAAGCTCCCGCCGCCGACCAAATTGCCCGTGCAAATCGGTCCCCTGCTCCGCCGCGTCGCCTCGCTCGAGACCCGCACGCAGGTCGAGGTCGTCGAAGGACCCGACACCGTCCTTAACGCCGACGCCGCGCAGCTCGAACAGGTTTTCATCAATCTGCTGAAGAATGCCGTCGAGGCCCAACCCGAGTCCGGCCAACCCGGCCAGCCCACCTGCTGCGTGCGCACCGGCTGGCGCGAGTTACCGGGCGCGATCGAGGTCTTTGTCGAAGACGACGGCCCCGGCCTCGCCAACTCGCAAAACCTGTTCGTCCCGTTCTTCACGACGAAGCCCTCCGGCTCAGGCATCGGCCTAGTGCTCTGCCGCCAGATCGCCGAAAACCACAGCGGCTCCCTCACGCTGGAAAACCGCACCGACGGCCCGGGCTGCATCGCGCGGCTGCGGTTGCCGGTGTGACGTCGCTGGCGCGGCGACCATCGCCGGTAGATAGCGTCACTGTTTTATCCCGCCTCAAAAAATGAATCTCCTCGCTAGATCATCGGTGACAGGAGCCATCGCTGGCGTCGCAGTATTCGGCGCCGTGTTTACATGGCAGTATTTTCAGTTGCTGGCCCATCAGCCCGGTGTGGCAACGGACAACCGGGTCACCAGTTATCCCCCGTCAGCGGCGTGGATCACCGCGGCCCCGTGCGCGCTGGCCGCCTTCATTGTCGTGGCGGCCGGCTTCTTTCTCATCGGTAAGATGAGGAGGAAGACACCGAACCAGCTGCGTGGGCCTGCAAACGGCAACGCGTCGTAGCCCGCACGGCCTTTTCGCTCCGACTCGCTTTCAGTGCACGCGCCGGAGCGTTGGCGGCGGGTCGCCCAGCCGCACACGCTTTCCCGCTTTCGGGACGACCATATCCCGGCTTCGACTTTCGGCTACTCGCAGGGGAATCCCTATCGATGCACAGATCGCTGCCGGTCAGCGATTTAAACCTTCTTCAGCGATTGGCACACTCGGTGCGATAGTCGGGCAGATCTTCCGAATTTCGCAATGGATATTCCCCGCCCCAACGCCGCCAAAGAGAAGCGCAAGAAGCGCATCGTCTACGGAGTCATCGCCGCTGTCGTGCTCGTCGGTATCACCGTCGTGCTCGCGCGCCTCAAGCCCGCCGCTCCCACGGTCGAACGCAATCTCGTGTGGATCGACACCGTGAAGCGCGGCCCGATGGTCCGCCAAGTCCGTGGCCTCGGCACGCTTGTCCCGGAGGAAATCCGCTGGATCGCCGCCCGCACGCAAGGTCGCGTGGACAAGATCATCCTCCGCCCCGGCGCGATCGTCGAACCCGGCACGCTCATCCTCGAACTGACCAACCCCGACGTCGTCTCCGCCTCGGCCAACGCCGACTCCCAGCTCCGCGCCGCTGAGGCCCAGCTCTCCAATCTCCGCGTCCAACTCGAGTCGCAGCTGCTCCAATCCGAGTCGACCGCCGCCCGCGCCAAGTCCGATTTCGAAACCACCAAGCTCCAAGCCGAGGTCCGCGAACAGCTCTTCAAGGACGGCCTCGTCTCCGAACTCGAGCTCCGCCTCTCCCAAGCCACCGCGTCCCAAGCCGCCAACACCAACGCCATCGAGCAAAAGCGCTTCGCCTTCGCCAAGGAATCCATCAAGCCGCAGCTCGCCGTGCAGGAAGCCGAAGTCGAGCGCCTCCGCTCCCTCGCCAAGCTCCGCGCCGAGGAACTCGATGCGCTCAAGGTCCGCTCGTCCATGAGCGGCGTGCTCTCCGCTCTCCCCGTCGAAGTCGGCGCGCAAGTCCAGCCCGGCACCAACATCGCCCGTGTCGCCGACCCCGCGAAGCTCAAGGCCGAAGTCCGCATCGCGGAAACCCAAGCCAAGGACATCGCCATCGGCCAACTCGCCCAGATCGACACGCGCAACGGCGTTGTCGAAGGCAAGGTCGCCCGCATCGACCCCGCCGTGCAAAACGGCACCGTGCTCGTCGACGTCCGCCTCGATGGCCAGCTCCCGCGCGGCGCCCGCCCTGACCTCTCCGTCGACGGCACGATCGAACTCGAGCGCCTCAACGACGTCGTCTACGTCGGCCGCCCCGCCTTCGGCCAGGAACGCAGCACGGTCGGCATCTTCAAACTCGACCCCGCCAGCAACGACGCCGCTCGCACGCAAGTGCAGCTCGGCCGCAGCTCCGTCAACACCATCGAGATCGTCAGCGGCCTCCAACCCGGCGACCGCGTCATCCTCTCCGACATGTCGCAATGGGACGCCAACGACCGCATCCGCCTGAACTAATTCCGTCCTGTGCGACGCTCTAACGAAATCGCCTCCATGCTCGCCGCCGTAGTCATCCTTTGCCTCCTCAGCTTGGTCATCGCGACCGACGCTGACGCCTCAGCCTGAAATTTCTGTAACCCCAGACACGCTTCGCGTGTTTCCTCCCCACTGCCACGCGCATTCACCCAATGACCACTGAGAATACATCCCTGATCAAACTCGAGGGCGTCACCAAAGTCTTCCTCACCGACGAGGTCGAGACCCACGCTCTTTCCGGCATCCACATGGAGATCTTCAAGGGCGAGTTCGTCTCGATCGCCGGCCCCTCGGGCTGCGGTAAGTCGACGCTCCTCTCCATCCTCGGCCTGCTCGATACCCCTTCCGACGGCACCTATTACCTCAACGGCCGCCCCGTCCACGGCCTGACGCTCCCCGAGCGCGCCCGCATCCGCAACCGCGAGATCGGCTTCATTTTCCAATCCTTCAACCTCATCGGCGACCTCACGGTTTACGAAAACGTCGAGCTCCCGCTCACCTACCGCGGCATGCCCGCCGCCGAGCGCAAGCAGCGCGTCACCGAGGCCCTCGAGAAGGTCGGCATGGGCCACCGTGCCAAGCACCTCCCGTCGCAGCTCTCGGGCGGTCAACAGCAGCGCGTCGCCGTCGCCCGCGCCCTCGCCGGCTCGCCCGCCGTGCTCCTCGCCGACGAACCGACCGGTAACCTCGACTCCAAGAACGGCGACGCCGTCATGGAGCTCCTCCACAATCTCCACAAGGCCGGCTCGACCATCGTCATGGTCACGCACGACGCCCGTTTCGCCCGCCACTCCGAGCGCACGATCCACGTCTTCGACGGCCGCGTTGTCGAAGAGCAGGTCGAGAGCGATCCGACCCACTAAGTTTCAGTCCATAGCCCAATCAGCGGAGCGGCGCCATCCACGCATCTTCGCCCCTTCCCGAACGGCCCTTCTCAGTGGTCGGGCTCTCGGGAAGAAGGCGAAACCCGGCGCCCTCCGCTATTTTTGTTCTTTCGTTCGGTGGTGCCGCGATGGCGGCGCCCATTTCCCGGTAGCGGCGATTTGCGTCCGCCGCTCGTTGCGTTCCACGCCGTGCTGCACCCATGACCACGCACCTCCGCCTCGCGCTCCGCTCGCTCGCGAAATCGCCCGGATTCACCGCCGTCGCGCTGCTCACCCTCGCTCTCGGCATCGGCGCCAACGTCGCGATCTACTCCGCGATCAACACGCTGTTCCTGCGCCCGCTGAATTTCTCCGAGCCGTCGCGTCTCGTGCGCGTCTGGGGCGCCTTCGCCGACCGCGGTCTCGATCAGGCCAATCTCTCCTACCCGCGCTACGAGCACTTCCGTGACAACGTCGATGCCGTCGACTCGCTCTCCGCGCTCGCGGGAACGGCGTTCACGCTCACCGGTCGCGGCGACCCGGTCCGACTCACCGCCGCGCGCGTCACGCAGAATTTCTTTCCCGTCCTCGGCGTGCAGCCGCAGCGCGGACGTAATTTCCTCGCCGACGAGGACCGCTCCGGCGGCGCCCCGGTCGTGCTCATCAGCGCGGCGCTCTGGCAGCGCCAGTTCAACCGCGCGCCCGACGCCGTCGGCCAGACGCTGACGCTCAACAACGTCCCACACACGGTCGTCGGCATCCTGCCGGACAGTTTCGGTTTCCCCTTCAACGGCATCGACGTGTTCGCCGCGAGACCCTTCGAACTCGAGGGACTGCCGCGGGAACTCATGTTGCAAGGCTCGGGCTACCTCCTCGTCCACGGGCGCCTTAAACCCGGCGCCACCCTCGAGACACTCGACGCGCAACTGAAACGCGCCGCAACCACCTACGCCGCCGCGCACCCGGAAAAAGTCGACGCCAACGGCGGCATCTTCGCCCGCTCGATGCAGGCCGATCTCGTCGGCAACCAGCGTCCCGTCTTCTTCGTGCTCCTCGCCTCGGTCGGCTTCGTGCTCCTGATCGCCTGCGCCAACGTCGCCAATCTCTTCCTCGTCCGCCTCGCCGCGCGCCGCAAGGAGATCGCCATTCGCGCCGCGCTCGGCGCCACGCGACGCAGCATCGTCGCGCAATTTCTCACCGAGAGCACCCTCGTCGCCCTGGCCGCCGGCCTCGCCGGCTCGCTGCTCGCCGTCTGGGGCGTCGATTCGCTCGCGCGTGTCGCCGCTGATTTCATTCCGCGCGCGCAGGAAATTTCCGTCGATCTGCCGGTGCTCGGCTTCGCCCTGCTGCTTTCCCTCGCGACCGGCCTCGGCATGGGTTTTCTCCCCGCTTGGCAAGCCTCGCACACCGACGTCAACGAAACGCTCAAGGACGCCACGCGCGGCAACACCGGCGGCCGCGCCGCCAACCGCCTGCGCTCCGCGCTCTTCGTGGGCGAGGTGGCGCTCTCGCTCGTGCTGCTCATCGGCGCCGCCCTGCTCCTGCGCAGTTTCG
Coding sequences within it:
- a CDS encoding four helix bundle protein → MKDYRELKAWQRSHALTLAIYDITKRFPKDEMFGLTGQMRRAAASVPANIAEGCGRDGDAELKRFLNIALGSACELDYFIQLATDLGHIDAPIARRLADDAFEVRRMLGAFIKKLKA
- a CDS encoding sigma-54-dependent Fis family transcriptional regulator, which gives rise to MAANDPAPHRILVADDQPDVLEALRLLLKAEGYLIDTAKSPGSVMKAVEQRDYALALIDLNYARDTTSGQEGLDLLAKLQQADSTLPVVVMTAWASVEVAVEAMRRGAKDFITKPWDNPRLIAIVKNQIELASAVRAYQRLEQENQILRGKGGPNLIAQSPSMRPVLEVISRVGPSDANVLITGENGTGKGVVAQALHAVSVRAGKPFISVNMGGLPEGVFESELFGHVRGAFTDAKTDRAGRFELADGGTLFLDEIGNIPMSQQAKILRVLETGELERVGSSRTYRVNVRLISATNADLQTEVAAGKFRQDLLFRLNTIHIHLPPLRERREDIALLAQHFLKAHVERYRKAITGFDDSALEAMRDYAWPGNVRELDHAVERGVLMTQGKVVRGPDLGLNAGQAAPRLEDMSLEEVEGFLIKKTLARCDGNARKAAEQLGLSRSAFYRRLERYGL
- a CDS encoding HlyD family efflux transporter periplasmic adaptor subunit, which codes for MDIPRPNAAKEKRKKRIVYGVIAAVVLVGITVVLARLKPAAPTVERNLVWIDTVKRGPMVRQVRGLGTLVPEEIRWIAARTQGRVDKIILRPGAIVEPGTLILELTNPDVVSASANADSQLRAAEAQLSNLRVQLESQLLQSESTAARAKSDFETTKLQAEVREQLFKDGLVSELELRLSQATASQAANTNAIEQKRFAFAKESIKPQLAVQEAEVERLRSLAKLRAEELDALKVRSSMSGVLSALPVEVGAQVQPGTNIARVADPAKLKAEVRIAETQAKDIAIGQLAQIDTRNGVVEGKVARIDPAVQNGTVLVDVRLDGQLPRGARPDLSVDGTIELERLNDVVYVGRPAFGQERSTVGIFKLDPASNDAARTQVQLGRSSVNTIEIVSGLQPGDRVILSDMSQWDANDRIRLN
- a CDS encoding efflux RND transporter periplasmic adaptor subunit, with translation MKKLLLLLVVIGVAGAGWYYYSARSRADSAPEFTTTTIARGDILQQVTATGQLDSVISVDVGSQISGLIQKLYVDFNSPVKKGDKLVEIDPATYQQKLRQAEANLASAEASNQLQKVNTERVKELFQQKLVTRQEFDQAVAQLQQSNASLVTARATVENAKVDLERCTITSPIDGIVINKQTEEGKTVAASLNAPVLFTIANDLSKMQITAAVAEADIGSVAEGQQVTFTVDAFPNRAFRGQVVQVRNAPKTTNNVVTYDTIISVDNRDLKLRPGMTANVSIVVARRDNVLRIANAALRLRVPETVAVKRDEPAAAKTEHAPKADPAAKMESAPAPAAAPSGGNSAEGQGGRRGGGMFANFTPEQRQKMRQITAELGIDFRNGPPTPEQREQLRKAMIEAGLPVPESPSSARPGEVVVTTRKVYKLVGIAPNQSLEEFSIKVGITDGTATEIIEGLKEGDVIVTSASVPNASAQSNRPAANPFGGGRRF
- a CDS encoding ABC transporter permease, with amino-acid sequence MTTHLRLALRSLAKSPGFTAVALLTLALGIGANVAIYSAINTLFLRPLNFSEPSRLVRVWGAFADRGLDQANLSYPRYEHFRDNVDAVDSLSALAGTAFTLTGRGDPVRLTAARVTQNFFPVLGVQPQRGRNFLADEDRSGGAPVVLISAALWQRQFNRAPDAVGQTLTLNNVPHTVVGILPDSFGFPFNGIDVFAARPFELEGLPRELMLQGSGYLLVHGRLKPGATLETLDAQLKRAATTYAAAHPEKVDANGGIFARSMQADLVGNQRPVFFVLLASVGFVLLIACANVANLFLVRLAARRKEIAIRAALGATRRSIVAQFLTESTLVALAAGLAGSLLAVWGVDSLARVAADFIPRAQEISVDLPVLGFALLLSLATGLGMGFLPAWQASHTDVNETLKDATRGNTGGRAANRLRSALFVGEVALSLVLLIGAALLLRSFVRLQNVSPGFDATNITTFNLQLSPAQYPDANAQTAFYEQLVARLSAIPGVTAVSGISNLPVVAGGNTRSPFFLEGETLPPVNERKLAVRSNTLPGYFATMGIPIKQGRDFDWRDRTDRSNVLLVSESTARRLFPNGENPIGRRLITGLGSIPREIVGVVGEVRATGLDQVAGDALYYPTAQLGDGFFSFIVRSSRPAASLRDEIRAAVHALDRGTPVDQVLSMSQLTADSISDRRLVIGMVGGFAALALVLAALGIYGVIAYSVAQRTAETGVRMALGASRVAIVGLVLREGLRLTLVGLAIGVAIALGLTRLLSAQLYEVSATDPAVFVGVSAFLVFVAAFACWLPAHRASRIDPLVALRAE
- a CDS encoding ABC transporter ATP-binding protein, with product MPAVVQLEEIHKIYNSGEVPVHAVRGVSLRIEKGDFVAVMGASGSGKSTLMNLLGCLDRPTKGRYLLDGTDVSVLEKNQLADIRNQKLGFVFQGFNLLSRTTALENVELPMLYGARKLTSREMRDRAQKSLELVGLGQRADHFPSQLSGGQQQRVAIARALINDPQILLADEPTGNLDSKTSVEIMGVFQKLNEQGITIVMVTHELDIAHYCKRNLIMRDGRLVSDVQVESRLIATAELRKIQEAEAAAKLTD
- a CDS encoding PAS domain-containing sensor histidine kinase gives rise to the protein MAKPSQRRLAHENRVLLYTLLSGLPAVVVAVWLMVDREIEMDAKKQWTFGLIIVGFWFGYALAVRELVMRPLQTMANLLTALREGDFSTRARGANRDEPLGDVMAEINLLGGVLQEQRLGALEATALLRTVMEEIDVAIFAFDGNETLRLVNRSGQELLAQPAERILGRDARELDMVDCLTGDATRVLNRTFPGGAGRWGMRRTMFREGGLPHSLVVIADLSQPLREEELKAWQRLVRVIGHELNNSLAPIKSIAGSLGAMLRRDKRADDWEDDMRGGLEIIEARAEGLNRFMQSYARLAKLPPPTKLPVQIGPLLRRVASLETRTQVEVVEGPDTVLNADAAQLEQVFINLLKNAVEAQPESGQPGQPTCCVRTGWRELPGAIEVFVEDDGPGLANSQNLFVPFFTTKPSGSGIGLVLCRQIAENHSGSLTLENRTDGPGCIARLRLPV
- a CDS encoding ABC transporter ATP-binding protein, whose product is MTTENTSLIKLEGVTKVFLTDEVETHALSGIHMEIFKGEFVSIAGPSGCGKSTLLSILGLLDTPSDGTYYLNGRPVHGLTLPERARIRNREIGFIFQSFNLIGDLTVYENVELPLTYRGMPAAERKQRVTEALEKVGMGHRAKHLPSQLSGGQQQRVAVARALAGSPAVLLADEPTGNLDSKNGDAVMELLHNLHKAGSTIVMVTHDARFARHSERTIHVFDGRVVEEQVESDPTH
- a CDS encoding ABC transporter permease, whose protein sequence is MRLLNTITVALRALRRNLLRSILTALGIIIGVAAVIAMVSIGNGAKSQVEGQIASLGQNIISVFPGNFTSGAVRGGFGSASTLTVEDAMAIRNEVAGVANLSPDMRDRVQILASGQNWSTTVQGEDVSYLDIRLWNIAEGAMFSDADVRSGAKVCVIGKTVSDQLFQGDDPIGQTLRIRNIPFKVVGVLAPKGFNFFGQDQDDVVIVPYTSHLKRIARRPFLNSITIQAASPDQMARIQQDITDLLQQRRNGKEPDFTVRNQQELAEAATATTKTMTVLLGAIAGVSLIVGGIGIMNIMLVSVTERTREIGIRLAVGAHGRDVLLQFLTEAIILSMMGGILGILLGVGSSQLISKLNGWPVLVSSTAVIGSFAFSAAIGVFFGFYPARKAAELDPIEALRYE